Part of the bacterium genome is shown below.
CCCCTGACGGCCGGGTGACTTTGGTCGCGCCCAAGGGCACGCGGATCGAGGTTGCGCGCGCCTATGCTGTTTCGAAGCTGGCCTGGATAAGAAAGCAGCGGACCGAGTACGCCAAGCAAGCTCGAGAGACGCCCCGCCAGTTCATCACTCGGGAGACTCATTACCTTTGGGGAAGGCGCTATCTGTTGGCGGTCGAGCACCAGCCCGGCAAGCCGACCGTCAGGCTCGATCATCGCCGCATCACGCTCGTCGTTCGCCCCGGGAGCCTCGCAGCAGAGCGCGCTCGGGTCGTTCACGAATGGCACAAGACCTTGTTGCATGAGAAGGTGCCCAAGCTGATCGCCAAGTGGGAGCCTCTGCTCGGCGTGCGCGTGGCTGGGTACTTCCTGCAACGGATGAAGACCAAGTGGGGTAGCGCGAACCCCGGATTGCGGCACATCCGACTGAACACCGAGGTCGTCAAGAAGCCGAAGGATCTGCTTGAGTATGTGATCGTCCACGAGATGATCCACCTGATCGAGCCCAAGCACAGCGAGCGTTTCGTGGCGCTCCTTGGCGAGCACTATCCGACTTGGCGCGAAGCCAGGGGAGAGCTGAACGAGCTGCCGCTGGGTGCAGAGCGGTGGAGGGAATAGGCTCCCGATTCGAGGAACGGTCGATTCACCGCAAGCTCGGCCGCTCAATCAGCCAAACGTAGCAGGTGGTCAGCTAGCAGCCCGTGGTGTAAGTCATCTCAGCCCCAGCAGTGCGCCCGCAAGTCGTTGTCCTCTCGAGCCCGATTTTGTGGCGAGAGCGTTTTGCCACGGGCTGCTAGGTACCCCGCCCCCGGGGGCGGACCCGAGCGGCTCTGTAGTTCTCCTCTCCGTCACTCCGCTCCACCCGCCCCGCGCAATTCCTGGCGCCAAACTGCTATTCGCCCGCAAGCATTGCCGCTAGGCTTCGCCCGTTCGCCCGTCCCCGGCCGGCGGTCCCCGATGACCATGCCCGCAGCCAGGCAATCCAGATCGACCCTCGCGCGGCGAGCCCTGCTGCTCGTGCTGAGCCTCGGCTTGCTCGCGCAGATCGTCCTCGGCCTCTATGCGCTCGACGAACTGAGCCGATCGCAGCCTGCGAGCAGCGGGCTCACGGGCAGCCCCGGGCATCTGCGCGATCTGCCGGCGCTGCGCCGCGACGGCGGCTGCCGCGTGCTCGCGGTGCGGCCCGGCTCCCCGGCGGCCGCGGTGGGGCTCGCCGGAGGCGATCTCATCACCGAGTGGCAGGGAACGCTGATCGCCGCGCAGCCGGACGCCTGGTTCAAGGCGCTGCGCGAGGCGACTCCGGGCACGCGGCTCGCTCTCGTCTGGGAGCGCCAAGGCCGCGTACTCAGCGGCGAGATCCGCTTCGACGCCGCCAGCGCCGAAGCGCATCCCCGCCCACTCCGCCTCTGGCTGATCTACGCCCCGCTGCTCCTCCCACCCCTGCTCCTCTTGCTCATCGGGGCGCTGATCGGCCTGCTCCGGCCGCTCGACCCCGCGGCCTGGGCCGTGGCGCTCCGCCTCCTCGGGG
Proteins encoded:
- a CDS encoding M48 family metallopeptidase, encoding PDGRVTLVAPKGTRIEVARAYAVSKLAWIRKQRTEYAKQARETPRQFITRETHYLWGRRYLLAVEHQPGKPTVRLDHRRITLVVRPGSLAAERARVVHEWHKTLLHEKVPKLIAKWEPLLGVRVAGYFLQRMKTKWGSANPGLRHIRLNTEVVKKPKDLLEYVIVHEMIHLIEPKHSERFVALLGEHYPTWREARGELNELPLGAERWRE
- a CDS encoding PDZ domain-containing protein, yielding MTMPAARQSRSTLARRALLLVLSLGLLAQIVLGLYALDELSRSQPASSGLTGSPGHLRDLPALRRDGGCRVLAVRPGSPAAAVGLAGGDLITEWQGTLIAAQPDAWFKALREATPGTRLALVWERQGRVLSGEIRFDAASAEAHPRPLRLWLIYAPLLLPPLLLLLIGALIGLLRPLDPAAWAVALRLLG